One genomic region from Streptomyces venezuelae encodes:
- a CDS encoding HAD family hydrolase — protein MTSTVPASLFRANGSSALQAVFLDMDGTLVDTEGFWWDAEVEVFADLGHRLDEAWRDIVVGGPMTRSAGYLIESTGADITVAELTVLLNEKFEQRIERGVPLMPGAERLLTELARHNIPTALVSASHRRIIERILGSLGRDRFALTVAGDEVGRTKPHPEPYLTAARGVGADPALCAVIEDTATGVAAAEAAGCRVVAVPSVAPIAPSPGRVVVRSLEEVDVPFLRTLITGI, from the coding sequence ATGACCAGTACGGTCCCCGCGTCCCTGTTCCGTGCGAACGGAAGCTCCGCCCTGCAGGCCGTCTTCCTCGACATGGACGGGACCCTCGTCGACACGGAGGGGTTCTGGTGGGACGCCGAGGTCGAGGTCTTCGCCGACCTCGGACACCGACTGGACGAGGCCTGGCGGGACATCGTCGTCGGCGGCCCGATGACCCGCAGCGCGGGCTACCTCATCGAGTCCACCGGCGCCGACATCACCGTCGCGGAGCTGACGGTCCTCCTCAACGAGAAGTTCGAGCAGCGCATCGAGCGGGGCGTCCCGCTCATGCCCGGGGCCGAGCGGCTCCTCACCGAGCTGGCCCGGCACAACATCCCCACGGCCCTGGTCTCCGCCTCGCACCGGCGGATCATCGAGCGGATCCTCGGCTCGCTCGGCCGGGACCGCTTCGCGCTCACCGTCGCCGGGGACGAGGTCGGCCGCACCAAGCCGCACCCCGAGCCCTACCTGACGGCCGCGCGCGGCGTGGGCGCCGACCCGGCGCTCTGCGCCGTCATCGAGGACACGGCGACCGGTGTGGCGGCCGCCGAGGCCGCGGGCTGCCGGGTCGTCGCGGTGCCCTCCGTCGCCCCCATCGCCCCTTCCCCTGGCCGGGTCGTGGTGCGTTCCCTGGAGGAAGTCGACGTGCCCTTCCTGCGCACTTTGATCACCGGAATCTGA
- a CDS encoding ABC transporter substrate-binding protein, translating to MNRKTLVLPAAAVLLAPLLAACGGAEDGRAIVVGTTDQFIATEDAPAPLDPAFAYDTGTWNILRQTVQTLLHVPRGGGEPVPEAAQSCGFSDKASESYRCKLRSGLTFADGTPVTAQDVKYSIERVLKIKSDNGTAALLAGIDTVETKGTDEVVFHLKSPDATFPYKLSTPVAGILSKDKYPAGKLRDGFDVDGSGPYTMKVEREGEKAARFVFTRNPKYKGDIVPRNEQVELRAFADAGAMGAALESDDIDMMARSLSQKQIRELTETPKERIRVTEVPGLEIRYLGFNTKAPSVKEKAVRQAMAAVVDRGALVNGVYGPTAEPLYSLIPSNITGHATPFYDAYGDSDPARAAKILKDAGVSTPVKVTLNYTTDHYGSETAEEFEALKKQLVASGLFDATTRGSEWSTFRPAQKRGDYAVYGLGWFPDYPDPDNYIAPFLDSDNFLNTPYVNDVVRDQLIPRSRRQADRTAASPVYAQIQKIVAEDVPVLPLWQGKQYVAARDDLTGVEYALNTSSDLLLWELGRGTA from the coding sequence ATGAACCGCAAGACCCTGGTGCTGCCCGCCGCGGCCGTACTGCTGGCCCCCCTGCTCGCCGCCTGTGGCGGAGCGGAGGACGGCAGAGCCATCGTCGTCGGCACCACGGACCAGTTCATCGCGACCGAGGACGCCCCTGCCCCCCTCGACCCGGCCTTCGCCTACGACACCGGCACCTGGAACATCCTGCGGCAGACCGTCCAGACGCTGCTGCACGTGCCCCGCGGCGGCGGCGAGCCCGTCCCCGAGGCCGCCCAGAGCTGCGGCTTCTCCGACAAGGCCAGCGAGAGCTACCGCTGCAAGCTCCGCTCAGGGCTCACCTTCGCCGACGGCACGCCGGTCACCGCCCAGGACGTCAAGTACTCCATCGAGCGCGTCCTGAAGATCAAGTCGGACAACGGAACGGCCGCACTCCTCGCCGGCATCGACACCGTCGAGACCAAGGGCACCGACGAGGTCGTCTTCCACCTCAAGTCCCCCGACGCCACCTTCCCGTACAAGCTCTCGACCCCGGTCGCCGGCATCCTCAGCAAGGACAAGTACCCCGCCGGGAAGCTCCGTGACGGCTTCGACGTCGACGGCTCGGGCCCGTACACCATGAAGGTCGAGCGCGAGGGCGAGAAGGCCGCCCGCTTCGTCTTCACCAGGAACCCGAAGTACAAGGGCGACATCGTCCCGCGCAACGAGCAGGTCGAGCTGCGGGCCTTCGCCGACGCCGGCGCCATGGGCGCGGCCCTGGAGAGCGACGACATCGACATGATGGCCCGCTCGCTGTCACAGAAGCAGATCAGGGAGCTCACCGAGACCCCCAAGGAGCGCATCCGGGTCACCGAGGTCCCCGGCCTGGAGATCCGCTACCTCGGCTTCAACACCAAGGCCCCCTCCGTCAAGGAGAAGGCCGTACGCCAGGCCATGGCCGCCGTCGTCGACCGGGGCGCCCTCGTCAACGGCGTCTACGGCCCCACCGCCGAGCCGCTCTACTCGCTGATCCCCTCCAACATCACCGGCCACGCGACCCCCTTCTACGACGCGTACGGCGACTCCGACCCCGCCCGCGCCGCCAAGATCCTCAAGGACGCCGGCGTCAGCACCCCGGTCAAGGTGACCCTCAACTACACCACCGACCACTACGGCTCCGAGACCGCCGAGGAGTTCGAGGCCCTCAAGAAGCAGCTCGTCGCCAGCGGCCTCTTCGACGCCACCACCCGCGGGTCGGAGTGGTCCACCTTCCGCCCGGCCCAGAAGCGCGGCGACTACGCCGTCTACGGCCTCGGCTGGTTCCCGGACTACCCGGACCCGGACAACTACATCGCTCCCTTCCTGGACAGCGACAACTTCCTCAACACCCCGTACGTCAACGACGTCGTACGCGACCAGCTCATCCCGCGGTCGCGCCGCCAGGCCGACCGCACCGCCGCAAGCCCCGTCTACGCGCAGATCCAGAAGATCGTCGCCGAGGACGTGCCCGTCCTGCCGCTGTGGCAGGGCAAGCAGTACGTCGCCGCCCGCGACGACCTCACGGGGGTCGAGTACGCACTCAACACGTCCTCCGACCTGCTGCTCTGGGAACTGGGCCGCGGCACCGCATAA
- a CDS encoding ABC transporter substrate-binding protein, translating into MKAHNKWLTAPLAAGLSAALLSGCGTEQGGGSASGDGIRVGMSDEILATDPAAGYDPGSWLLFNNVFQSLMAFPKGGSEPEPEAAEKCGFSSGSKVYTCTLRDGLTFSNGNPLTSKDVKFSFERALKIADPSGPAPLLASIASIDTPDERTVVFRLKVPDATFPSKIASGAGSIVDHRDYPADALRTDGKATGSGPYKLDSFSETEATFSANSGYRGTAKPKNGAVTLKLYGGDRTALSKGLADGEIDVAYRGLSAGDISELETSETTDDRGIEVTQGNSAEVQHLVFNVKDPVVGKLGVRKAIAHLVNREALVEDVYKSTATPLYSIVPAGIAGHNTAFFDTYGSPDKAKAKKALRDADITGKVKLTLWSTPSRYGPATDQELKAIAGQLNASGLFDADVKSVAFDQYEKDIAAGKYGVYVKGWVPDYPDADNFTAPFFGEGNVLGNHFENATITGDILPKTAGIADRAATADEYGQLQDLVAEELPILPLWQGKQYAVARDDVTGLEWTLDASTVFRFWELKKG; encoded by the coding sequence GTGAAGGCACACAACAAGTGGCTGACGGCTCCGCTCGCCGCGGGGCTGTCCGCCGCCCTCCTCAGCGGCTGCGGCACCGAGCAGGGCGGAGGCTCCGCCTCCGGCGACGGCATACGCGTCGGCATGTCCGACGAGATCCTCGCCACCGACCCTGCGGCCGGCTACGACCCCGGCTCCTGGCTGCTGTTCAACAACGTCTTCCAGTCCCTGATGGCCTTCCCCAAGGGCGGCTCCGAGCCCGAGCCCGAGGCCGCCGAGAAGTGCGGCTTCAGCTCGGGCAGCAAGGTCTACACCTGCACCCTCCGGGACGGCCTCACCTTCTCCAACGGCAACCCGCTCACCTCGAAGGACGTCAAGTTCTCCTTCGAGCGGGCGCTCAAGATCGCCGACCCGTCCGGTCCCGCGCCGCTGCTCGCCTCCATCGCCTCCATCGACACCCCCGACGAGCGGACCGTCGTCTTCCGCCTCAAGGTCCCGGACGCCACCTTCCCCAGCAAGATCGCCTCCGGCGCCGGCTCCATCGTCGACCACCGCGACTACCCGGCCGACGCCCTGCGCACCGACGGCAAGGCCACCGGCTCCGGCCCCTACAAGCTGGACTCCTTCAGCGAGACCGAGGCCACCTTCTCCGCCAACTCCGGCTACCGGGGCACCGCCAAGCCGAAGAACGGGGCGGTCACCCTCAAGCTCTACGGCGGCGACCGCACCGCCCTCTCCAAGGGCCTCGCCGACGGCGAGATCGACGTCGCCTACCGAGGGCTCTCCGCCGGCGACATCTCCGAGCTGGAGACCTCCGAGACCACCGACGACCGGGGCATCGAGGTCACGCAGGGCAACAGCGCCGAGGTCCAGCACCTCGTCTTCAACGTGAAGGACCCCGTCGTCGGCAAGCTCGGCGTCCGCAAGGCCATCGCGCACCTCGTCAACCGCGAGGCCCTCGTCGAGGACGTCTACAAGTCGACGGCCACGCCGCTCTACTCGATCGTCCCGGCGGGCATCGCCGGCCACAACACCGCCTTCTTCGACACCTACGGCAGCCCCGACAAGGCCAAGGCGAAGAAGGCCCTGCGCGACGCCGACATCACCGGCAAGGTGAAGCTCACCCTCTGGTCCACGCCCAGCCGCTACGGCCCGGCCACCGACCAGGAGCTCAAGGCCATCGCCGGCCAGCTCAACGCCAGCGGCCTCTTCGACGCCGACGTCAAGTCCGTCGCCTTCGACCAGTACGAGAAGGACATCGCCGCCGGCAAGTACGGCGTCTACGTCAAGGGCTGGGTCCCCGACTACCCCGACGCCGACAACTTCACCGCCCCCTTCTTCGGCGAGGGCAACGTCCTCGGCAACCACTTCGAGAACGCCACCATCACCGGCGACATCCTCCCGAAGACCGCGGGCATCGCCGACCGCGCCGCCACCGCCGACGAGTACGGGCAGCTCCAGGACCTCGTCGCCGAGGAACTCCCGATCCTCCCGCTCTGGCAGGGCAAGCAGTACGCCGTCGCCCGCGACGACGTCACCGGCCTCGAGTGGACCCTCGACGCGTCCACCGTCTTCCGCTTCTGGGAGCTGAAGAAGGGCTGA
- a CDS encoding response regulator, producing MTIRVLLVDDQPLLRTGFRMILEAEQDIAVVGEAGDGLQAQEQVRALQPDVVLMDIRMPRMDGVEATRQITGPGRDGPAKVLVLTTFDLDEYVVEALRAGASGFLLKDAPANELVQAIRVVAAGEAMLAPSITRRLLDKYSAHLPTGEEQVPDTLGTLTDREVEVLKLVARGLSNAEIAADLFVSETTVKTHVGHVLTKLGLRDRVQAAVYAYESGLVRPGGNQ from the coding sequence GTGACGATCCGCGTCCTCCTGGTCGACGATCAGCCGTTGCTGCGCACCGGCTTCCGGATGATTCTGGAGGCGGAGCAGGACATCGCGGTGGTGGGCGAGGCCGGTGACGGTCTCCAGGCGCAGGAGCAGGTGCGCGCGCTGCAGCCGGACGTGGTGCTGATGGACATCCGCATGCCGCGGATGGACGGTGTGGAGGCGACGCGGCAGATCACCGGTCCTGGCCGGGACGGTCCGGCGAAGGTGCTGGTGCTGACCACGTTCGATCTGGACGAGTACGTGGTGGAGGCGCTGCGGGCGGGGGCGAGCGGCTTCCTGCTCAAGGACGCCCCGGCGAACGAGCTGGTGCAGGCGATCCGGGTGGTGGCGGCGGGCGAGGCGATGCTGGCGCCGTCGATCACGCGCCGGCTGCTCGACAAGTACTCGGCGCATCTGCCGACGGGCGAGGAGCAGGTGCCGGACACCCTGGGCACCTTGACCGATCGCGAGGTCGAGGTGCTGAAGCTGGTGGCGCGGGGTCTGTCGAACGCGGAGATCGCGGCGGACCTGTTCGTCAGCGAGACGACGGTGAAGACGCATGTGGGCCATGTGCTGACGAAGCTGGGCCTGCGGGACCGGGTGCAGGCCGCGGTGTACGCGTACGAGAGCGGTCTGGTGCGGCCCGGCGGCAATCAGTAG
- a CDS encoding RecB family exonuclease has protein sequence MSTSEQVPAEPRAPMSLSPSRASDFMQCPLLYRFRVIDRLPEKPSPAATRGTLVHAVLERLFDDEAAERTAPRAKAMVPGQWERLLESKPELGELFAEDPDGERLAGWLGEAERLVERWFTLEDPTRLEPAERELFVETELDSGLRLRGVIDRVDVTPSGDVRIVDYKTGKAPRPEYREGALFQMTFYALVVWRLKRVLPRRLQLVYLGSGDVLTYDPVEADLLRVERKLLALWDAIRLATETGDWRPRPTKLCGWCDHQEVCPEFGGTPPVYPLKIVSARPPESGESGQGRMDPVPPAP, from the coding sequence ATGAGTACGAGCGAGCAGGTGCCGGCGGAGCCCCGGGCGCCCATGTCGTTGTCGCCGTCACGGGCGAGCGATTTCATGCAGTGTCCGCTGCTGTACCGGTTCCGGGTGATCGACCGGCTGCCGGAGAAGCCGAGTCCGGCGGCGACCCGGGGCACGCTGGTGCATGCGGTGCTCGAGCGGCTCTTCGACGACGAGGCTGCGGAGCGGACGGCGCCGCGGGCGAAGGCGATGGTTCCGGGGCAGTGGGAGCGACTTCTCGAGTCGAAGCCGGAGCTGGGAGAGCTGTTCGCGGAGGATCCGGACGGGGAGCGGCTCGCGGGCTGGCTCGGCGAGGCGGAGCGGCTGGTCGAGCGCTGGTTCACGCTGGAGGACCCCACGCGTCTCGAGCCGGCCGAGCGCGAGCTGTTCGTGGAGACGGAGCTGGATTCGGGGCTGCGGCTGCGCGGGGTGATCGACCGGGTCGACGTGACGCCGTCGGGTGACGTGCGGATCGTCGACTACAAGACGGGCAAGGCGCCCCGGCCCGAGTACCGCGAGGGCGCGCTGTTCCAGATGACGTTCTACGCGCTGGTGGTGTGGCGGCTGAAGCGGGTGCTTCCGCGGCGGCTGCAGCTGGTCTACCTGGGCAGTGGGGACGTCCTGACGTACGACCCGGTGGAGGCGGACCTGCTCCGGGTGGAGCGCAAGCTGCTGGCTCTGTGGGACGCGATCCGGCTGGCGACGGAGACGGGCGACTGGCGGCCGCGGCCGACGAAGCTCTGTGGCTGGTGCGACCACCAGGAGGTCTGTCCGGAGTTCGGGGGGACTCCCCCGGTGTATCCGCTGAAGATCGTTTCCGCGCGCCCGCCGGAGTCGGGCGAATCCGGGCAGGGCAGAATGGACCCGGTGCCGCCGGCACCGTGA
- a CDS encoding site-2 protease family protein: MGRPFGVPVYVAPSWFLVAALITWVFGDQIERVLPELGAARYLVSLFFAVAFYASVLVHELAHTIAALRFKLPVRRIQLQFFGGVSEIEKETETPGREFVLAFVGPLLSLVLSGVFYLSLYAVEPGTVPGVLLAGLMISNLIVAAFNLLPGLPLDGGRMLRAVVWKITGKPMSGTVAAAWVGRALAVLVLVGLPLLTRTGFLGNSTDDVSGLDTVTDALLAAILAAIIWTGAGNSLRVARLREHLPELRARTLTRRAIPVEPATPLSEALRRANEAGARALVVVDGGGDPTGIVREAAIAAVPQHRRPWVAVSALTQDLTDGMRVPAELTGQPLLDHLRASPATEYLVVEETGEIYGVLATTDVERAFVRAMARPSS; encoded by the coding sequence ATGGGCCGCCCCTTCGGCGTGCCCGTCTACGTCGCACCCAGCTGGTTCCTGGTCGCCGCCCTCATCACCTGGGTCTTCGGCGACCAGATCGAGCGGGTCCTGCCCGAACTCGGCGCCGCCCGCTACCTCGTCTCCCTCTTCTTCGCGGTCGCCTTCTACGCCTCCGTACTCGTCCACGAACTGGCCCACACGATCGCCGCGCTCCGCTTCAAGCTGCCCGTGCGCCGCATCCAGCTCCAGTTCTTCGGCGGCGTCTCCGAGATCGAGAAGGAGACCGAGACCCCCGGCCGCGAGTTCGTCCTCGCCTTCGTCGGCCCGCTCCTCTCCCTCGTCCTCTCCGGCGTGTTCTACCTCTCCCTGTACGCGGTCGAGCCCGGCACCGTCCCCGGAGTCCTCCTCGCAGGCCTGATGATCTCCAACCTGATCGTCGCCGCCTTCAACCTGCTCCCCGGCCTTCCCCTCGACGGCGGCCGCATGCTCCGCGCCGTCGTCTGGAAGATCACCGGCAAGCCCATGAGCGGCACCGTCGCCGCCGCCTGGGTCGGCCGCGCCCTCGCCGTCCTCGTCCTCGTCGGCCTGCCCCTGCTCACCCGCACCGGCTTCCTCGGCAACTCGACCGACGACGTCAGCGGCCTCGACACCGTCACCGACGCCCTCCTCGCCGCCATCCTGGCCGCGATCATCTGGACCGGCGCCGGCAACAGCCTCCGCGTGGCCCGGCTCCGCGAGCACCTCCCCGAGCTCCGCGCCCGCACCCTCACCCGGCGCGCCATCCCCGTCGAACCCGCCACCCCCCTCTCCGAGGCCCTCCGCCGCGCCAACGAGGCCGGCGCCCGCGCCCTCGTGGTCGTCGACGGCGGAGGCGACCCCACCGGCATCGTCCGCGAGGCCGCCATCGCCGCCGTCCCCCAGCACCGCCGCCCCTGGGTCGCCGTCAGCGCCCTCACCCAGGACCTCACCGACGGCATGCGCGTCCCCGCGGAACTCACCGGCCAGCCCCTCCTCGACCACCTCCGCGCCAGCCCCGCCACCGAGTACCTCGTCGTCGAGGAGACCGGGGAGATCTACGGGGTCCTCGCCACCACCGACGTGGAGCGGGCCTTCGTCCGGGCCATGGCGCGACCGTCTTCGTAA
- a CDS encoding tRNA (adenine-N1)-methyltransferase — translation MSEPTGAARRRGPFKVGDQVQLTDPKGRHYTFTLEEGKNFHTHKGSFPHDELIGAPEGSVVRTTGNVAYLALRPLLPDYVLSMPRGAAVVYPKDAGQILAFADIFPGARVVEAGVGSGSLSSFLLRAIGDSGMLHSYERREDFAEIAKGNVERYFGGPHPAWQLTVGDLQDNLSDTDVDRVILDMLAPWECLEAVSKALVPGGILCCYVATTTQLARTVESIREFGCYAEPQPWESMIRNWHVEGLAVRPDHRMIGHTGFLVTARRLADGVEPPMRRRRPAKGAYGEDYEGPNKG, via the coding sequence ATGTCCGAACCGACCGGTGCCGCCCGCCGACGCGGGCCCTTCAAGGTCGGGGACCAGGTTCAGCTGACCGACCCCAAGGGCCGTCACTACACGTTCACGCTCGAAGAGGGAAAGAACTTCCACACCCACAAGGGTTCTTTCCCGCACGACGAACTGATCGGCGCCCCCGAGGGCAGCGTTGTCCGTACCACGGGAAACGTCGCCTACCTCGCGCTGCGCCCCCTGCTCCCCGACTACGTCCTGTCCATGCCCCGCGGCGCCGCCGTGGTCTACCCCAAGGACGCGGGGCAGATCCTGGCCTTCGCCGACATCTTCCCCGGCGCCCGCGTCGTGGAAGCGGGAGTGGGCTCGGGCTCGCTGAGCAGCTTTCTCCTGCGCGCCATCGGCGACAGCGGCATGCTGCACTCCTACGAGCGCCGCGAGGACTTCGCCGAGATCGCGAAGGGCAACGTCGAGCGCTACTTCGGCGGCCCCCACCCGGCCTGGCAGCTGACCGTCGGCGACCTCCAGGACAACCTGTCCGACACGGACGTCGACCGCGTCATCCTGGACATGCTCGCTCCCTGGGAGTGCCTGGAGGCCGTCTCCAAGGCCCTGGTCCCCGGCGGCATCCTCTGCTGCTACGTGGCGACCACCACCCAGCTCGCGCGCACCGTGGAGTCCATCCGCGAGTTCGGCTGCTACGCCGAGCCGCAGCCCTGGGAGTCCATGATCCGCAACTGGCACGTCGAGGGTCTCGCCGTCCGGCCCGATCACCGCATGATCGGCCACACCGGCTTCCTCGTCACCGCCCGCCGCCTGGCGGACGGCGTCGAGCCCCCGATGCGCCGCCGCCGCCCCGCGAAGGGCGCGTACGGCGAGGACTACGAAGGCCCCAACAAGGGCTGA
- a CDS encoding ferredoxin → MTVQNEAPATGVEEALEVWIDQDLCTGDGICAQYAPEVFELDIDGLAYVKSADDELLQDSGATTPVPLPLLQDVVDSAKECPGDCIHVRRVADKVEVYGPDAE, encoded by the coding sequence ATGACCGTGCAGAACGAGGCCCCGGCAACGGGCGTCGAAGAGGCCCTGGAGGTCTGGATCGACCAGGACCTGTGCACCGGGGACGGGATCTGCGCGCAGTACGCTCCCGAGGTCTTCGAGCTGGACATCGACGGGCTCGCGTATGTGAAGAGCGCCGACGACGAGCTCCTCCAGGACAGCGGGGCGACGACGCCGGTGCCGCTGCCCCTGCTCCAGGACGTGGTGGACTCGGCGAAGGAGTGCCCGGGCGACTGCATCCACGTGCGCCGGGTCGCCGACAAGGTCGAGGTGTACGGCCCCGACGCCGAGTGA
- the arc gene encoding proteasome ATPase encodes MAAHDDDINRGIRPGRGSEDPAGQVAYLEQEIAVLRRKLADSPRHTRILEERIVELQTNLAGVSAQNERLANTLREARDQIVALKEEVDRLAQPPAGFGVFLQANEDGTCDIFTGGRKLRVNVSPSVELEELRRGQEVMLNEALNVVEAMEFERAGDIVTLKEILEDGERALVVGHTDEERVVRLAEPLLDVTIRPGDALLLDARSGYVYEVIPKSEVEELVLEEVPDVDYDKIGGLGNQIELIRDAVELPYLYPDLFKEHELRPPKGILLYGPPGCGKTLIAKAVANSLAKKVAEVTGQPAGKSYFLNIKGPELLNKYVGETERHIRLVFQRAREKASEGTPVIVFFDEMESLFRTRGSGVSSDVENTIVPQLLAEIDGVEGLENVIVIGASNREDMIDPAILRPGRLDVKIKIERPDAEAAKDIFAKYLTATLPLHTDDISEHSGSKAAAAHGMIQSVVEQMYAESEENRFLEVTYANGDKEVLYFKDFNSGAMIQNIVDRAKKMAIKAFLDHNQKGIRVSHLLQACVDEFKENEDLPNTTNPDDWARISGKKGERIVFIRTLVTGKQGADTGRSIDTVANTGQYL; translated from the coding sequence GTGGCAGCCCACGACGACGACATCAACCGCGGCATCCGGCCGGGGCGAGGGTCTGAGGACCCCGCCGGTCAGGTTGCCTATCTCGAGCAGGAAATCGCCGTCCTGCGCCGCAAGCTCGCCGACTCTCCGCGACACACGAGGATTCTCGAAGAGCGGATCGTCGAGCTGCAGACGAACCTGGCCGGCGTGTCCGCGCAGAACGAGCGGCTCGCCAATACACTCCGTGAGGCCCGCGACCAGATCGTGGCCCTCAAGGAGGAGGTCGACCGGCTCGCGCAGCCGCCGGCCGGCTTCGGTGTCTTCCTGCAGGCCAATGAGGACGGCACGTGCGACATCTTCACCGGGGGCCGCAAGCTCCGGGTGAACGTGAGCCCCAGCGTCGAGCTCGAAGAGCTCCGGCGTGGCCAGGAAGTCATGCTCAACGAAGCGCTCAACGTGGTCGAGGCCATGGAGTTCGAGCGCGCCGGGGACATCGTCACCCTCAAGGAGATCCTCGAGGACGGCGAGCGCGCCCTGGTGGTCGGGCACACCGACGAGGAACGGGTGGTGAGGCTCGCCGAGCCTCTGCTGGACGTCACCATCCGCCCCGGCGACGCCCTGCTGCTCGACGCCAGGTCGGGCTACGTCTACGAGGTCATCCCCAAGAGCGAGGTCGAAGAGCTCGTTCTGGAAGAGGTCCCGGACGTCGACTACGACAAGATCGGCGGTCTGGGCAACCAGATCGAGCTGATCCGCGACGCGGTCGAGCTCCCGTACCTCTACCCCGATCTCTTCAAGGAGCACGAACTCCGACCGCCCAAGGGCATCCTGCTCTACGGGCCGCCGGGCTGCGGCAAGACGCTGATCGCGAAGGCCGTGGCCAACTCGCTGGCCAAGAAGGTCGCCGAGGTGACCGGCCAGCCCGCGGGGAAGTCCTACTTCCTCAACATCAAGGGGCCCGAGCTCCTCAACAAGTACGTCGGCGAGACCGAGCGGCACATCCGCCTCGTCTTCCAGCGTGCGAGGGAGAAGGCGAGTGAGGGCACCCCCGTCATCGTCTTCTTCGACGAGATGGAATCCCTCTTCCGCACCCGCGGATCCGGTGTCAGCTCGGACGTGGAGAACACCATCGTCCCCCAGCTGCTCGCCGAGATCGACGGCGTGGAGGGCCTGGAGAACGTCATCGTCATCGGCGCTTCCAACCGCGAGGACATGATCGACCCCGCGATCCTTCGGCCCGGCCGGCTCGACGTCAAGATCAAGATCGAGCGTCCGGACGCGGAGGCCGCGAAGGACATCTTCGCGAAGTACCTCACGGCCACCCTGCCGCTCCACACGGACGACATCTCCGAGCACAGCGGCTCGAAGGCCGCCGCCGCCCACGGAATGATCCAGTCGGTCGTCGAGCAGATGTACGCGGAATCCGAGGAGAACCGCTTCCTCGAAGTCACGTACGCCAACGGCGACAAGGAAGTCCTCTACTTCAAGGACTTCAACTCCGGCGCGATGATCCAGAACATCGTCGACCGGGCCAAGAAGATGGCCATCAAGGCCTTCCTCGACCACAACCAGAAGGGCATCCGCGTCTCCCACCTCCTCCAGGCCTGCGTGGACGAGTTCAAGGAGAACGAGGACCTGCCCAACACCACCAACCCCGACGACTGGGCCAGGATCTCCGGAAAGAAGGGCGAGCGGATCGTCTTCATCCGCACCCTCGTCACCGGAAAGCAGGGCGCGGACACGGGACGCTCCATCGACACGGTGGCCAACACCGGTCAGTACCTGTAA